A window of the Oncorhynchus kisutch isolate 150728-3 unplaced genomic scaffold, Okis_V2 Okis02a-Okis13b_hom, whole genome shotgun sequence genome harbors these coding sequences:
- the LOC109879471 gene encoding CKLF-like MARVEL transmembrane domain-containing protein 8, with the protein MEGAATRTVITSTSSSTDNFSTSTLACDRHFFRTASGLLVFAEIVFGLLVWMLIAGTEYFRVSAFGWVMFVAILYWVLTVIFLIIYLTMAYNRIPQVPWTTVGLFFNSSATVMYVVAAAVDAASISHAVKGRHNYNCWVASTFFAFLVSLCYAGSTYLSFKSWRSRDEEQ; encoded by the exons ATGGAAGGAGCAGCAACGCGCACTGTGATAACGTCTACCAGCAGCAGCACGGACAACTTTTCCACCTCTACTCTGGCATGTGATAGGCACTTTTTTCGCACTGCTTCGGGGCTCCTCGTTTTCGCAGAAATA GTGTTTGGTCTGCTGGTATGGATGCTGATAGCAGGGACGGAGTACTTCCGTGTGTCTGCCTTTGGGTGGGTCATGTTTGTGGCCATCTTGTACTGGGTCCTGACGGTCATCTTCCTCATCATCTACCTGACCATGGCTTACAACAGGATCCCTCAGGTCCCCTGGACAACTGTG GGTCTGTTCTTCAACAGTAGTGCTACAGTGATGTATgtggtggcagcagcagtagACGCAGCCTCAATCAGCCATGCTGTTAAGGGACGCCATAACTACAACTGCTGGGTAGCATCCACA TTCTTTGCCTTCCTGGTGTCACTCTGCTATGCAGGAAGTACATATTTAAGTTTTAAATCGTGGAGATCAAGGGATGAGGAACAATAA